The following are encoded together in the bacterium genome:
- a CDS encoding MBL fold metallo-hydrolase yields the protein MSEAPTLLFAGGAGTVTGSKYLVTVGDRRVLLDCGLFQGLKALRLRNWQAPPFDPATIDAVVLSHAHLDHSGYLPLLVRRGFRGPIHCTAGTADLLPVLLLDTAKLQEEEAQRANRYHYTKHHPALPLYTAADAQAAVELAMAHPYGSRFPVVAGLSALFRRAGHILGSATVDLEVGPRPLRLVFSGDLGRWQRPILRDPEPTRDADVLLVESTYGDRVHAPEAAQALAAVVREAVARGGPLIVPAFAVGRTQELVWTLRQLEESAAIPALPVFVDSPMAIDVSEIYCRHPEDHDLDMRRLIDANQSPLSTTHYTLVRTAAASRALNDRQGAMIIIAGSGMATGGRVLHHLARRLPDERATVLLPGFQAAGTRGRSLQDGARALRMYGQDIPVRARVVTLDGFSAHADRDEILRWAAGFTRPPGRVFVVHGEPAAAAALAASLRATLGWNAAVAGDLQRIALDHRSGPVEGG from the coding sequence ATGAGCGAGGCGCCGACACTGCTGTTCGCCGGTGGGGCGGGGACGGTCACCGGGTCGAAGTATCTCGTCACCGTCGGCGACCGCCGCGTGCTGCTCGACTGCGGCCTGTTCCAGGGTCTGAAGGCGCTGCGGCTGCGCAACTGGCAGGCGCCGCCCTTCGATCCGGCGACGATCGACGCGGTGGTGCTGAGCCACGCGCATCTCGACCACTCCGGCTACCTGCCGCTGCTGGTGCGGCGCGGCTTCCGCGGTCCGATCCACTGCACGGCGGGCACCGCCGATCTGCTGCCGGTGCTGCTGCTCGACACCGCCAAGCTGCAGGAGGAGGAAGCGCAGCGCGCCAACCGCTACCACTACACCAAGCACCATCCGGCGCTGCCGCTCTACACCGCCGCCGATGCCCAGGCGGCGGTCGAGCTGGCGATGGCGCACCCCTACGGCTCCCGTTTTCCCGTCGTCGCCGGGCTGTCGGCGCTGTTCCGCCGCGCCGGCCACATCCTCGGGTCGGCCACGGTCGACCTCGAGGTCGGGCCGCGGCCGCTGCGCCTGGTCTTCTCCGGCGATCTCGGGCGCTGGCAGCGGCCGATCCTGCGCGATCCCGAGCCGACGCGGGACGCCGACGTGCTGCTCGTCGAGTCCACGTACGGCGATCGCGTCCACGCTCCCGAGGCGGCGCAGGCGCTCGCTGCCGTGGTGCGCGAGGCGGTGGCGCGCGGCGGGCCGCTGATCGTGCCGGCGTTCGCCGTCGGCCGCACCCAGGAGCTGGTCTGGACCCTGCGCCAGCTCGAGGAATCCGCCGCCATTCCCGCGCTGCCGGTGTTCGTCGACAGCCCGATGGCGATCGACGTCAGCGAGATCTACTGCCGGCATCCGGAAGACCACGACCTCGACATGCGGCGCCTCATCGATGCGAACCAGTCGCCGCTCTCGACGACGCACTACACGCTGGTGCGCACCGCGGCGGCTTCCCGGGCGCTCAACGACCGCCAGGGGGCGATGATCATCATCGCCGGCAGCGGCATGGCCACCGGCGGCCGGGTGCTCCACCACCTCGCGCGTCGGCTGCCGGACGAGCGCGCCACCGTGCTGCTGCCCGGCTTCCAGGCCGCCGGCACGCGCGGGCGGTCGCTGCAGGACGGCGCCCGCGCGCTCCGCATGTACGGCCAGGACATCCCCGTGCGCGCCCGGGTCGTCACCCTCGACGGCTTCTCGGCCCATGCCGATCGCGACGAGATCCTGCGCTGGGCGGCCGGCTTCACCCGGCCGCCGGGGCGCGTCTTCGTCGTCCACGGCGAACCCGCCGCCGCCGCGGCGCTGGCCGCGTCCCTGCGCGCGACCCTGGGCTGGAACGCGGCGGTCGCCGGCGATCTGCAACGCATCGCGCTTGATCACCGATCGGGGCCGGTGGAAGGTGGGTGA
- a CDS encoding radical SAM protein: MQRSSAGAGTFLLELLKPSHYDDDGYVIQWWRGSVPSNSLSSLYGLAASASQRQVLGSEVRLDVRVRDETTTVLPLRRIIRRFERNRRRGLVCLVGVQTNQFPRALDIARPLRAAGIQVAIGGFHVSGCLAMLPALPPELEEARALGVTLFAGEAEGRLDALLRAADTGTLAPLYNFMSDLPGLEAQPLPVLPRRTVRRYLGNIASFDAGRGCPFSCSFCTIINVQGRTSRHRSADDVEQLIRVNAARGIRSFFITDDNFARNRNWEAILDRIIALRHEHGFKIHLNMQVDTCCHKIPNFIAKAARAGCTKVFIGLENINPDSLRATSKGQNQIDEYRAMLQEWRRRRVLTFAGYILGFPQDTVASIERDIGIIQRELPIDALEFFMLTPLPGSKDHQELARAGVAMDPDMNRYDSEHVTTAHPRMSDAEWAGIYRRAWHLYYSPDHIATLIRRAMANGTSGRRVAEMAFYFYATAAFEGVHPLQGGLLRRKLRRQRRSGLPREPLATFAVRRVRDIVTTYVPTLKLLWSIDRMRRRIARDPRRRDYSDAAIAPAAVADLELYRTSAAAQRAGARAGRRSELPVVAGRG; this comes from the coding sequence ATGCAGCGATCATCCGCCGGGGCCGGAACCTTTCTGCTCGAGTTGCTGAAGCCGTCGCACTACGACGACGACGGCTATGTGATCCAGTGGTGGCGCGGCAGCGTCCCCTCGAACTCGCTGTCGAGCCTCTACGGATTGGCGGCGAGCGCGAGTCAGCGGCAGGTGCTGGGCAGCGAGGTGCGGCTCGACGTGCGGGTGCGCGACGAGACCACCACCGTCCTGCCGCTGCGCCGGATCATCCGCCGCTTCGAGCGCAACCGGCGGCGCGGGCTCGTCTGTCTGGTCGGGGTGCAGACCAACCAGTTCCCGCGCGCCCTCGACATCGCGCGGCCGCTCCGGGCCGCCGGCATCCAGGTCGCCATCGGCGGGTTCCACGTCAGCGGCTGCCTGGCGATGCTGCCGGCGCTGCCGCCCGAGTTGGAGGAGGCGCGGGCGCTCGGCGTCACCCTCTTCGCCGGCGAGGCGGAGGGGCGGCTCGATGCGCTGCTGCGCGCCGCCGACACCGGCACCCTGGCGCCGCTCTACAACTTCATGAGCGATCTGCCCGGGCTCGAGGCGCAACCGTTGCCGGTGCTGCCGCGGCGCACCGTCCGCCGCTACCTCGGCAACATCGCCTCCTTCGACGCTGGTCGCGGCTGCCCGTTCAGTTGCAGCTTCTGCACCATCATCAACGTCCAGGGACGCACGTCGCGCCATCGCAGCGCCGACGACGTCGAACAGCTCATCCGCGTCAACGCCGCGCGCGGCATCCGCAGCTTCTTCATCACCGACGACAACTTCGCCCGCAACCGGAACTGGGAGGCGATTCTCGACCGCATCATCGCGCTGCGCCACGAGCACGGATTCAAGATCCATCTCAACATGCAGGTCGATACCTGCTGCCACAAGATCCCGAACTTCATCGCCAAGGCCGCGCGCGCCGGTTGCACCAAGGTGTTCATCGGCCTGGAGAACATCAATCCGGACAGCCTGCGGGCGACCTCCAAGGGGCAGAACCAGATCGACGAGTACCGCGCCATGCTGCAGGAATGGCGGCGGCGGCGCGTCCTCACCTTCGCCGGCTACATCCTGGGCTTTCCGCAGGACACCGTGGCGAGCATCGAGCGCGACATCGGCATCATCCAGCGCGAGCTGCCGATCGACGCGTTGGAGTTCTTCATGCTGACGCCGCTGCCGGGCTCGAAGGACCACCAGGAGCTGGCGCGCGCCGGCGTCGCCATGGACCCGGACATGAATCGCTACGACAGCGAGCACGTGACCACCGCGCACCCGCGGATGTCCGACGCCGAATGGGCCGGCATCTATCGCCGCGCCTGGCACCTGTACTACTCGCCGGATCACATCGCGACGCTCATCCGGCGCGCCATGGCCAACGGCACCAGTGGTCGCCGCGTCGCCGAGATGGCCTTCTACTTCTACGCCACGGCGGCTTTCGAGGGGGTCCATCCGCTGCAGGGCGGCCTGCTGCGACGCAAATTGCGCCGCCAGCGCCGCAGCGGGTTGCCGCGGGAGCCTCTCGCCACCTTCGCCGTCCGCCGCGTGCGCGACATCGTCACGACCTACGTGCCGACCCTGAAGCTGCTGTGGTCGATCGACCGCATGCGGCGCCGCATCGCGCGCGATCCGCGCCGCCGCGACTACTCCGACGCCGCCATCGCGCCGGCCGCGGTCGCCGATCTGGAGCTCTACCGCACGTCGGCGGCCGCCCAGCGGGCCGGCGCGCGCGCCGGGCGGCGCAGCGAGTTGCCGGTGGTCGCGGGCCGCGGCTGA